The following coding sequences lie in one Streptomyces venezuelae genomic window:
- a CDS encoding adenosine deaminase codes for MTSQTHTTGHTDRETPSAEQIRRAPKVLLHDHLDGGLRPGTIVDLARENGYEGLPETDPDKLGIWFREAADSGSLERYLETFAHTCAVMQTKDALKRVAAECAEDLAEDGVVYAEIRYAPEQHLEQGLTLEEVVEAVNDGFREGERRAKENGHRIRVGALLTAMRHAARALEIAELANRYRDAGVVGFDIAGAEAGFPPTRHLDAFEFLKRENNHFTIHAGEAFGLPSIWQALQWCGADRLGHGVRIIDDIEIADDGTVRLGRLASYVRDKRIPLELCPTSNLQTGAATSYAEHPIGLLRKLHFRATVNTDNRLMSGTSMSREFEHLVGTFGYSLDDMQWFTVNAMKSAFIPFDERLAMINDVIKPGYAELKSEWLFRQTVSTSGSLEG; via the coding sequence ATGACGAGCCAGACACACACGACCGGTCACACGGACCGTGAAACGCCCAGCGCCGAGCAGATCCGCCGCGCCCCGAAGGTGCTCCTCCACGACCACCTCGACGGCGGCCTGCGCCCCGGAACGATCGTCGACCTCGCCCGCGAGAACGGGTACGAGGGACTGCCCGAGACCGACCCCGACAAGCTCGGGATCTGGTTCCGCGAGGCCGCCGACTCCGGCTCCCTTGAGCGGTACCTGGAGACCTTCGCCCACACCTGCGCGGTGATGCAGACGAAGGACGCCCTCAAGCGCGTCGCCGCCGAGTGCGCCGAGGACCTCGCGGAGGACGGCGTCGTCTACGCCGAGATCCGGTACGCCCCCGAGCAGCACCTGGAGCAGGGCCTCACCCTCGAAGAGGTCGTCGAGGCCGTCAACGACGGCTTCCGCGAAGGTGAGCGCCGCGCGAAGGAGAACGGCCACCGCATCCGCGTGGGTGCCCTCCTCACCGCGATGCGGCACGCCGCCCGCGCCCTGGAGATCGCCGAACTCGCCAACCGCTACCGCGACGCGGGCGTCGTCGGCTTCGACATCGCGGGCGCCGAAGCCGGGTTCCCTCCCACCCGCCACCTCGACGCCTTCGAGTTCCTGAAGCGCGAGAACAACCACTTCACGATCCACGCGGGCGAGGCCTTCGGCCTGCCGTCGATCTGGCAGGCCCTGCAGTGGTGCGGCGCCGACCGCCTCGGCCACGGCGTGCGCATCATCGACGACATCGAGATCGCCGACGACGGCACCGTCCGCCTCGGCCGCCTCGCGTCGTACGTACGGGACAAGCGCATCCCGCTGGAGCTCTGCCCCACCTCGAACCTGCAGACGGGCGCCGCCACCTCCTACGCGGAACACCCCATCGGCCTGCTGCGCAAGCTGCACTTCCGCGCGACCGTGAACACCGACAACCGCCTGATGTCCGGCACCAGCATGAGCCGCGAATTCGAGCACCTGGTCGGCACGTTCGGCTACTCGCTCGACGACATGCAGTGGTTCACGGTCAATGCGATGAAATCAGCATTCATTCCTTTCGATGAACGACTGGCCATGATCAATGACGTGATCAAGCCCGGCTATGCCGAGCTGAAGTCCGAATGGCTGTTCCGCCAGACCGTCTCGACCAGCGGTTCTCTCGAAGGCTGA
- a CDS encoding ATP-binding protein, with amino-acid sequence MKQSAAKTLGVAALGAAFAAAGAGAANAAPAAADPAAALGPVSSVVPAAGATESLTAGQNALGSGLNAAQPVLGNAAGPKPGGPTSPISGLLGGLPTGGTGLNGLPLG; translated from the coding sequence ATGAAGCAGTCTGCCGCCAAGACCCTCGGTGTCGCCGCTCTCGGCGCCGCTTTCGCCGCCGCCGGTGCCGGTGCCGCGAACGCCGCCCCCGCCGCCGCCGACCCCGCGGCCGCGCTCGGCCCCGTCTCCTCCGTGGTCCCGGCCGCCGGCGCCACCGAGTCCCTCACCGCCGGGCAGAACGCCCTCGGCAGCGGCCTGAACGCCGCCCAGCCCGTCCTCGGCAACGCCGCGGGCCCCAAGCCGGGCGGCCCGACCTCGCCCATCTCCGGCCTGCTCGGCGGCCTGCCCACCGGCGGCACCGGCCTCAACGGCCTCCCGCTCGGCTGA
- a CDS encoding PspC domain-containing protein, translating into MAALARPTHGRMIGGVCAALAKRFGTSATTMRVIFVVSCLLPGPQFLLYIAMWILLPSESKARQAW; encoded by the coding sequence ATGGCCGCCCTTGCCCGCCCCACCCACGGCCGGATGATCGGCGGAGTGTGCGCAGCTCTCGCCAAGCGCTTCGGCACGTCCGCGACGACGATGCGCGTGATCTTCGTGGTCTCGTGCCTGCTGCCGGGACCGCAGTTCCTTCTCTACATCGCGATGTGGATCCTGCTGCCCTCGGAGAGCAAGGCGCGTCAGGCCTGGTGA
- a CDS encoding VanZ family protein codes for MLQGSGGHGAAIRFRAAGGLLLVAHLLLVGWITLRPLDVPWVSAANMEPLAGIKADLALGGVQAARRIGESVLLLAPLGVLLPLAGGRLEVSPWGSLVRTVAAGAMLSLGIELLQTGVPGQVVDIDSLLLNTFGVALAHVAVVPAARARLRRGGDGRARVPLPREDTSQGPTPTIPRVGIAP; via the coding sequence GTGCTTCAAGGCTCGGGCGGCCACGGTGCCGCCATCCGCTTCCGTGCGGCGGGGGGACTCCTCCTCGTCGCACATCTTCTGCTCGTCGGGTGGATCACGCTGCGCCCGCTGGACGTCCCCTGGGTGAGCGCCGCGAACATGGAGCCGCTCGCCGGGATCAAGGCGGATCTCGCGCTGGGCGGTGTGCAGGCGGCCCGCCGGATCGGCGAGAGCGTGCTGCTGCTCGCCCCGCTCGGTGTGCTGCTTCCGCTGGCCGGCGGCCGGCTCGAGGTCTCGCCGTGGGGCTCGCTGGTGCGCACGGTCGCCGCCGGGGCGATGCTGTCGCTCGGCATCGAGCTGCTGCAGACCGGGGTGCCCGGTCAGGTCGTCGACATCGACTCGCTGCTCCTGAACACCTTCGGGGTGGCCCTCGCACATGTCGCCGTGGTGCCCGCGGCCAGGGCGCGGCTCCGTCGCGGTGGTGACGGGAGGGCCCGGGTGCCCCTCCCCCGGGAGGACACGTCTCAGGGTCCGACCCCGACGATTCCCAGGGTCGGTATCGCACCGTAG
- a CDS encoding sensor histidine kinase, with translation MRAAAAREGRGRALVADPDPYGARRRLPAGHASVTKPHDKLRGWAAARKAILAGLRFTSLRLRLVVVFGLVALTAAVSASGIAYWLNREAVLTRAQDAALKDFRQQMQNRAGALPADVSQAELQATAEQMANSSQRYSVLLVADKKGGGQLVGYSDLDAFTLAKVPASLQKAVRKKQPLTSGNKSPYHLYWQRTADHGTPHLVGGAKVIGGGPTGYMFKSLEPEAKDLSSLGWSLAIATGLALIGSALLAQAAATTVLKPVHRLGVAARRLGEGKLDTRLRVSGTDELADLSRTFNRTAENLEKKVADMSARDEASRRFVADMSHELRTPLTAITAVTEVLEEELDAETGSVDPMIEPAVRLVVSETRRLNDLVENLMEVTRFDAGTARLVLDDVDIADQITACIDARAWLDAVELDAERGIMVRLDPRRLDVILANLIGNALKHGGSPVNVSVRLEDAKLVIAVRDHGPGIPEDVLPHVFDRFYKASASRPRSEGSGLGLSIALENAHIHGGEITAANSPEGGAVFTLWLPRDEERAEGDAGDEDGRTEGGQA, from the coding sequence GTGCGTGCAGCGGCTGCGCGCGAAGGTCGAGGACGTGCCCTCGTCGCCGACCCTGATCCGTACGGTGCGCGGCGTCGGCTACCGGCTGGACACGCCTCAGTGACCAAACCGCACGACAAGCTCCGCGGCTGGGCCGCGGCGCGCAAGGCGATACTGGCGGGTCTGCGCTTCACGAGTCTGCGGCTGCGGCTCGTCGTGGTGTTCGGGCTCGTGGCGCTCACCGCGGCGGTCTCCGCGTCCGGCATCGCGTACTGGCTCAACCGCGAGGCGGTGCTCACGCGCGCGCAGGACGCGGCGCTCAAGGACTTCAGGCAGCAGATGCAGAACCGCGCGGGCGCGCTGCCCGCCGACGTGTCGCAGGCCGAACTGCAGGCGACCGCCGAGCAGATGGCGAACAGCAGCCAGCGTTACAGCGTGCTCCTGGTCGCCGACAAGAAGGGCGGCGGCCAGCTCGTCGGCTACTCCGACCTGGACGCCTTCACGCTCGCCAAGGTGCCGGCCTCGCTGCAGAAGGCGGTGCGGAAGAAGCAGCCGCTGACCTCCGGCAACAAGAGCCCGTACCACCTGTACTGGCAGCGGACCGCCGACCACGGCACCCCGCATCTGGTGGGTGGCGCCAAGGTGATCGGCGGCGGCCCGACCGGCTACATGTTCAAGTCCCTCGAACCGGAGGCGAAGGACCTGAGTTCGCTGGGCTGGTCCCTGGCCATCGCCACGGGCCTCGCGCTGATCGGCTCGGCGCTGCTCGCGCAGGCCGCCGCGACGACCGTGCTGAAGCCCGTGCACCGGCTCGGTGTCGCGGCGCGGCGGCTCGGCGAGGGGAAGCTGGACACGCGGCTGCGGGTGTCGGGGACCGACGAGCTCGCCGACCTGTCCCGTACGTTCAACAGGACCGCGGAGAACCTGGAGAAGAAGGTCGCCGACATGAGCGCCCGTGACGAGGCGTCCCGGCGTTTCGTCGCCGATATGTCGCACGAGCTGCGCACCCCGCTGACCGCGATCACCGCCGTGACGGAGGTCCTCGAGGAGGAGCTCGACGCGGAGACGGGGTCCGTGGACCCGATGATCGAGCCGGCCGTGCGCCTCGTGGTGAGCGAGACCCGCCGCCTGAACGACCTCGTGGAGAACCTCATGGAGGTCACCCGCTTCGACGCGGGGACCGCGCGCCTCGTCCTGGACGACGTGGACATCGCCGACCAGATCACCGCGTGCATCGACGCGCGCGCCTGGCTGGACGCGGTCGAGCTGGACGCCGAGCGCGGCATCATGGTCCGCCTCGACCCGCGCCGCCTGGACGTGATCCTGGCGAACCTCATCGGCAACGCCCTGAAGCACGGCGGCTCCCCGGTGAACGTTTCGGTCCGTCTGGAGGACGCGAAGCTGGTCATCGCCGTACGCGACCACGGGCCCGGTATCCCCGAGGACGTGCTGCCGCACGTCTTCGACCGGTTCTACAAGGCGTCCGCGTCCCGGCCGCGCTCCGAGGGCAGCGGTCTCGGGCTCTCCATCGCGCTGGAGAACGCGCACATCCACGGCGGCGAGATCACCGCCGCCAATTCGCCGGAGGGCGGCGCGGTCTTCACGCTGTGGCTGCCGCGCGACGAGGAGCGGGCCGAGGGCGACGCGGGCGACGAGGACGGGCGTACGGAAGGGGGCCAGGCGTGA
- the afsQ1 gene encoding two-component system response regulator AfsQ1: MPSLLLIEDDDAIRTALELSLTRQGHRVATAATGEDGLKLLGEQRPDLIVLDVMLPGIDGFEVCRRIRRTDQLPIILLTARSDDIDVVVGLESGADDYVVKPVQGRVLDARIRAVLRRGEREANDAATFGSLVIDRAAMTVTKNGEDLQLTPTELRLLLELSRRPGQALSRQQLLRLVWEHDYLGDSRLVDACVQRLRAKVEDVPSSPTLIRTVRGVGYRLDTPQ; the protein is encoded by the coding sequence GTGCCTTCCCTGTTGCTGATCGAGGACGACGACGCCATCCGGACGGCCCTGGAGCTTTCGCTGACGCGCCAGGGGCATCGGGTGGCCACTGCTGCCACCGGCGAGGACGGTCTGAAGCTGCTCGGCGAGCAGCGGCCCGACCTGATCGTGCTGGACGTGATGCTGCCGGGCATCGACGGCTTCGAGGTGTGCCGTCGCATCCGGCGCACCGACCAGCTGCCGATCATCCTGCTGACCGCGCGCAGCGACGACATCGACGTGGTCGTCGGCCTGGAGTCCGGCGCCGACGACTATGTGGTCAAGCCCGTGCAGGGCCGGGTCCTCGACGCCCGGATCCGTGCCGTGCTGCGGCGCGGCGAACGCGAGGCGAACGACGCGGCGACGTTCGGTTCGCTGGTCATCGACCGGGCCGCGATGACGGTCACGAAGAACGGCGAGGACCTGCAGCTCACGCCCACCGAGCTGCGGCTGCTCCTGGAGCTGAGCCGCAGGCCGGGACAGGCCCTGTCGCGGCAGCAGTTGCTGCGTCTGGTGTGGGAGCACGACTACCTCGGCGACTCGCGGCTCGTGGACGCGTGCGTGCAGCGGCTGCGCGCGAAGGTCGAGGACGTGCCCTCGTCGCCGACCCTGATCCGTACGGTGCGCGGCGTCGGCTACCGGCTGGACACGCCTCAGTGA
- a CDS encoding SigE family RNA polymerase sigma factor produces the protein MNTLHSTSSSAVVTRLHDVVRGSEKSGAVSGRGCARGAGRQHTGFMTVVDRAHGGAAYGEDSGERKSLSEAEFTAYVQERRASLYATAYHLTGDRFEAEDLLQSALFSTYRAWDRISDKAAVGGYLRRTMTNLHISAWRRRKLNEYPTEELPETVGDTDAMRGTELRAVLWQALARLPELQRTMLVLRYYEGRTDPEIADILDISVGTVKSSIWRSLRRLREDEVLSFGRDEEESFGELVA, from the coding sequence ATGAATACGCTGCACAGCACCAGCTCGAGCGCAGTTGTCACGCGTCTCCACGACGTCGTGCGGGGGTCTGAGAAGTCCGGTGCCGTGAGCGGGCGGGGGTGCGCTCGCGGCGCCGGGCGTCAGCACACCGGGTTCATGACGGTGGTTGACAGGGCTCACGGGGGAGCCGCGTACGGGGAGGACTCGGGGGAGCGGAAGTCCCTGTCGGAGGCGGAGTTCACCGCCTACGTCCAGGAGCGCCGCGCCTCCCTGTACGCAACCGCCTACCACCTGACCGGCGACCGGTTCGAGGCCGAGGACCTGCTGCAGAGCGCCCTCTTCTCGACGTACCGCGCCTGGGACCGGATCAGTGACAAGGCCGCGGTCGGGGGCTACCTCCGCCGCACCATGACGAATCTGCACATCAGCGCGTGGCGCCGCCGCAAGCTGAACGAGTACCCGACCGAGGAACTGCCGGAGACGGTGGGCGACACGGACGCGATGCGCGGCACGGAGCTGCGCGCGGTTCTCTGGCAGGCCCTGGCCCGCCTCCCCGAACTGCAGCGCACGATGCTCGTGCTCCGCTACTACGAGGGCCGTACGGACCCCGAGATCGCGGACATCCTCGACATCAGCGTCGGCACGGTGAAGTCCAGCATCTGGCGGTCGCTCCGCCGGCTGCGCGAGGACGAGGTCCTCAGCTTCGGCCGTGACGAGGAGGAGTCCTTCGGCGAGTTGGTCGCCTGA
- a CDS encoding uridine kinase, whose protein sequence is MGSHPPIPTRVVLLTGPSGSGKSSFAARSGLPVLCLDDFYKEAGDPTLPLVPGSSDIDWDSPDSWDADVAVAAIEELCRTGRTNVPVYDISVSARVGQEALDIERTPLFVAEGIFAADIVERCRELGVLADAICLRGRPSTTFRRRLLRDLREGRKSVPFLLRRGWRLMREERAIVARQTALGAYPCAKDEALGRVAAAAAGRRVKARAQASS, encoded by the coding sequence TTGGGTTCCCATCCCCCGATACCGACCCGCGTCGTGCTGCTGACCGGCCCCTCAGGCTCGGGGAAGTCGTCGTTCGCCGCCCGCTCGGGGCTGCCCGTGCTCTGTCTGGACGACTTCTACAAGGAAGCCGGTGACCCCACGCTGCCGCTCGTGCCGGGCAGTTCGGACATCGACTGGGACTCCCCGGACTCCTGGGACGCCGATGTGGCGGTCGCCGCGATCGAGGAGCTGTGCCGGACGGGGCGCACGAACGTGCCGGTGTACGACATCTCGGTCAGTGCGCGCGTGGGGCAGGAGGCGCTGGACATCGAGCGCACGCCGCTCTTCGTCGCCGAGGGCATCTTCGCGGCGGACATCGTGGAGCGGTGCCGGGAGCTTGGTGTGCTGGCCGACGCGATCTGTCTGCGGGGGCGGCCCTCGACGACGTTCCGGCGGCGGCTGCTGCGGGATCTGCGGGAGGGGCGCAAGTCCGTGCCGTTCCTGCTGCGGCGCGGCTGGCGGCTCATGCGGGAGGAACGCGCCATCGTGGCACGGCAGACCGCGCTGGGCGCGTACCCCTGCGCGAAGGACGAGGCGTTGGGGCGGGTCGCCGCGGCGGCGGCCGGCCGCCGCGTGAAGGCGCGGGCCCAGGCCTCTTCGTAG
- a CDS encoding MDR family MFS transporter, protein MNQRTEPTAPAATAQEAPPAPPETPDPPSRLAVLGLLLGIILATLDGTIVGTALPTIVGDLGGLDHFSWVVTAYLLTAAVSTPIWGKIGDLYGRKGSYLASITVFLAGSVLCGLAQNMEQLIAFRALQGLGAGGLFVGAMSLLGTLLTPAQAGRSQSMIGVMLPVAMIGGPLLGGFLTDHLDWRWVFYVNVPVGAVALLLVGLLVRLRGERSTARIDYAGAALLTAGILALTLLGTWGGTTYDWLSPQIGGLALLAAVSLAAFARVERRAPEPVVPPRLFRDRNFTLAQVLTFLAGAAMLGAASYLPQYMQFVRGMSSTESGLLLLPLMLGMMGAQLYIGRAVGKGGGYRTYPIAGGAVATVGALALLTVDVDTATAVASALTFVLGAGLGCLMQPSLLITMNSAEPRDMGAASGTNALLRTIGGSLGVAVLGSVYTGRMTDTLTEHLGGDGERLAGGELTPALLNDLPESARDAFRTGVTGGLHGVMAGTAVLCVLALAAAWLIREVPLRTGPETAAPAD, encoded by the coding sequence ATGAACCAGCGCACGGAGCCCACCGCACCCGCCGCCACCGCCCAAGAGGCGCCTCCGGCGCCTCCGGAAACCCCGGACCCGCCCTCCCGGCTCGCCGTCCTCGGCCTGCTGCTCGGCATCATCCTGGCGACGCTCGACGGCACCATCGTCGGCACCGCGCTCCCGACGATCGTCGGCGACCTCGGCGGCCTCGACCACTTCTCCTGGGTGGTGACGGCCTACCTGCTCACCGCCGCCGTCTCCACCCCCATCTGGGGCAAGATCGGCGACCTGTACGGCCGCAAGGGCAGCTATCTGGCCTCGATCACGGTCTTCCTCGCCGGATCCGTGCTCTGCGGACTCGCACAGAACATGGAGCAGTTGATCGCCTTCCGTGCCCTCCAGGGGCTCGGCGCGGGCGGCCTCTTCGTCGGCGCGATGTCCCTCCTGGGGACGCTGCTCACACCCGCGCAGGCGGGCCGTTCGCAGTCGATGATCGGCGTCATGCTGCCCGTCGCGATGATCGGCGGACCGCTCCTCGGCGGCTTCCTCACCGACCACCTCGACTGGCGCTGGGTCTTCTACGTCAACGTGCCCGTCGGCGCCGTCGCGCTGCTCCTCGTCGGCCTCCTCGTCCGGCTGCGCGGCGAGCGCAGCACGGCCCGGATCGACTACGCGGGCGCCGCGCTCCTCACGGCGGGCATCCTGGCGCTGACGCTGCTCGGCACCTGGGGCGGCACGACGTACGACTGGCTGTCGCCGCAGATCGGCGGCCTCGCGCTGCTCGCCGCGGTCTCGCTCGCCGCCTTCGCCCGCGTGGAGCGGCGCGCCCCCGAACCGGTCGTCCCGCCCCGCCTGTTCCGCGACCGCAACTTCACGCTCGCGCAGGTGCTCACCTTCCTGGCGGGCGCGGCGATGCTGGGGGCGGCCAGCTACCTGCCGCAGTACATGCAGTTCGTCCGCGGCATGTCGTCGACGGAGAGCGGCCTGCTGCTGCTCCCGCTGATGCTGGGCATGATGGGCGCGCAGCTGTACATCGGCCGGGCCGTCGGCAAGGGCGGCGGATACCGGACGTATCCGATCGCGGGCGGCGCCGTCGCCACGGTGGGCGCCCTGGCGCTCCTGACGGTGGACGTGGACACCGCGACCGCCGTGGCGTCCGCGCTGACGTTCGTCCTGGGCGCGGGCCTCGGCTGTCTGATGCAGCCATCGCTCCTGATCACCATGAACAGCGCGGAGCCGCGCGACATGGGCGCCGCCAGCGGCACCAACGCGCTCCTGCGGACCATCGGCGGCTCGCTCGGCGTCGCGGTCCTCGGCTCCGTCTACACCGGCCGCATGACCGACACCCTCACGGAGCACCTCGGCGGGGACGGCGAGCGCCTCGCGGGCGGCGAGCTGACCCCCGCGCTCCTGAACGACCTCCCGGAATCGGCACGGGACGCCTTCCGGACCGGCGTCACCGGCGGACTGCACGGCGTCATGGCCGGCACGGCCGTGCTGTGCGTGCTCGCACTCGCGGCGGCATGGCTGATCCGCGAAGTACCGCTGCGCACCGGGCCGGAGACCGCCGCACCCGCCGACTAA
- a CDS encoding NADPH-dependent FMN reductase, which translates to MTTTTSTPTPLRVAILVGSTREGRFAPVVTRWIKGHLDQRDDMSVDVIDLAETPLPTVLPAFGQPPAPGTTEALALVSPRLAAADAFVFITPEYNHSYPASLKNAIDWHNEQWHAKPIGFVSYGAISGGLRAVEHLRVVMAELNATTIRNTVSLHNAWGLFDADGNMTAPASDAAVKTMLDQLAWWALALRDARAVRPYAA; encoded by the coding sequence ATGACCACGACCACTTCGACGCCCACCCCGCTCCGCGTCGCGATCCTCGTCGGCTCCACCCGCGAAGGCCGCTTCGCCCCGGTCGTCACCCGCTGGATCAAGGGCCACCTCGACCAGCGCGACGACATGAGCGTGGACGTCATCGACCTCGCCGAGACCCCGCTGCCCACGGTCCTCCCGGCCTTCGGACAGCCGCCCGCACCCGGCACCACCGAGGCCCTCGCCCTGGTCAGCCCGCGCCTGGCCGCGGCCGACGCGTTCGTCTTCATCACGCCCGAGTACAACCACAGCTACCCGGCGTCCCTGAAGAACGCCATCGACTGGCACAACGAGCAGTGGCACGCCAAGCCGATCGGCTTCGTCTCCTACGGCGCCATCTCGGGTGGCCTCCGCGCGGTCGAACACCTCCGCGTCGTCATGGCCGAGCTGAACGCCACGACCATCCGCAACACCGTCAGCCTGCACAACGCCTGGGGCCTGTTCGACGCCGACGGAAACATGACGGCGCCGGCCAGCGACGCCGCCGTCAAGACCATGCTCGACCAGCTCGCCTGGTGGGCGCTCGCGCTGCGCGACGCGAGGGCCGTCCGCCCGTACGCCGCCTGA
- a CDS encoding TetR/AcrR family transcriptional regulator, producing MEAQKKPEPEITLWERMERPAAAQRTTLTPQKIAEVAVKVADAEGFAAVTMRRLATELGVAPMAAYRHVSGKDDLYALMVDRVTAEVVVPEDVTGWREVLRAYAIGSRGLMLAHPWLAQLPTPHFALTPNRMAMADRQLAALENHGLDSDTIMTAFRTVGAYVHGVSQSEVALRQYMEDNGWTSGDEARAGLAPQMTYLMSTGRYPAYRRYALGAGRKDDAAWQFETGLDCVLDGIAVRLGLAPGE from the coding sequence ATGGAAGCACAGAAGAAGCCCGAGCCCGAGATCACGCTCTGGGAGCGCATGGAGCGCCCCGCGGCCGCGCAACGCACCACGCTGACGCCGCAGAAGATCGCCGAAGTGGCGGTGAAGGTCGCCGACGCCGAGGGCTTCGCGGCCGTCACCATGCGCCGCCTCGCCACCGAGCTGGGCGTCGCGCCCATGGCCGCCTACCGCCACGTCTCCGGCAAGGACGACCTGTACGCGCTGATGGTCGACCGGGTCACCGCCGAGGTCGTCGTCCCCGAGGACGTGACCGGCTGGCGCGAGGTGCTGCGCGCGTACGCGATCGGGAGCCGCGGCCTGATGCTGGCGCACCCCTGGCTCGCCCAGCTCCCCACGCCGCACTTCGCCCTGACGCCGAACCGGATGGCCATGGCCGACCGGCAGCTGGCGGCGCTGGAGAACCACGGCCTGGACTCCGACACGATCATGACGGCGTTCCGCACCGTCGGCGCGTACGTGCACGGCGTCAGCCAGTCGGAGGTCGCGCTGCGCCAGTACATGGAGGACAACGGCTGGACCAGCGGCGACGAGGCGCGCGCGGGGCTCGCGCCGCAGATGACGTACCTGATGAGCACCGGCCGCTACCCGGCCTACCGGCGCTACGCCCTCGGCGCGGGACGCAAGGACGACGCCGCCTGGCAGTTCGAGACGGGACTCGACTGCGTCCTGGACGGCATCGCGGTCCGGCTCGGCCTCGCACCGGGGGAATGA
- a CDS encoding aldehyde dehydrogenase family protein: MSDRLTVFKTYKLYVGGKFPRSESGRVYEVTDSKGKWLANAPLSSRKDARDAVVAARKAFGGWSGATAYNRGQVLYRVAEMLEGRKDQFVREVADAEGISKSKAAVQVDAAIDRWVWYAGWTDKIAQVVGGANPVAGPFFNLSTPEPTGVVAVVAPQESSFLGLVSVIAPVIATGSTAVVIASEKSPLPALSLGEVLATSDVPGGVVNILTGKTAEIAAPLAAHQDVNAIDLTGAEAELARDLEIAAADNLKRVFRPQPVDWSADPGTHRLTACLETKTVWHPTGSLGASGSAY; encoded by the coding sequence ATGTCTGACCGACTCACGGTTTTCAAGACCTACAAGCTGTACGTCGGGGGCAAGTTCCCCCGCAGCGAGAGCGGCCGGGTGTACGAGGTGACCGACTCAAAGGGCAAGTGGCTGGCGAACGCGCCCCTTTCCTCCCGCAAGGACGCCCGTGACGCGGTCGTCGCCGCGCGCAAGGCCTTCGGCGGCTGGTCGGGCGCGACCGCGTACAACAGGGGCCAGGTCCTCTACCGCGTCGCGGAGATGCTGGAGGGCCGCAAGGACCAGTTCGTGCGGGAGGTGGCGGACGCGGAGGGCATCTCCAAGTCGAAGGCCGCCGTCCAGGTGGACGCGGCGATCGACCGCTGGGTCTGGTACGCGGGCTGGACCGACAAGATCGCCCAGGTCGTGGGCGGGGCGAACCCGGTCGCAGGCCCGTTCTTCAACCTGTCGACGCCGGAGCCGACGGGTGTGGTCGCGGTCGTCGCGCCCCAGGAGTCGTCGTTCCTCGGCCTCGTCTCGGTGATCGCCCCGGTGATCGCGACGGGCAGCACGGCCGTGGTGATCGCCTCCGAGAAGTCGCCGCTGCCGGCGCTGTCGCTCGGCGAGGTCCTCGCGACGTCGGACGTTCCCGGTGGTGTGGTCAACATTCTCACCGGGAAGACCGCCGAGATCGCGGCGCCGCTCGCCGCCCACCAGGACGTCAACGCGATCGACCTGACGGGGGCGGAGGCGGAGCTTGCCCGCGATCTGGAGATCGCGGCCGCGGACAACCTCAAGCGTGTGTTCCGTCCACAGCCTGTGGACTGGTCGGCCGACCCGGGCACGCACCGCCTGACGGCCTGCCTGGAGACCAAGACGGTCTGGCACCCGACGGGGTCGCTGGGCGCGTCGGGCTCCGCCTACTAG